CGAGAACGACGGTCCCCCCGAAGGGGGTGAATCCCCGCGTTCCTGATCGGGGTCTTCCGCCCGATGCGTGGTGTCCGTCCCGCGTGTCGCGGGGTTCGGGCGGGTCGGTCCGACGCGTCCGGAGTGTCGTGGGAAACGTCCTCCCGGGGGACGCCGTGTACCCCCAACAGCAGGAACGGTGTGACCACCAGGGACTTAGGTCCTTGGTGCGCTGGGACGTTCTTCCGCCCCCTGCGGTGGGTTTCACACCGAACGGGGTTAGCATCGATAACGCGACCGGCACGGCGGGGAAGGGGAGTGTCGTGATCGAGCGCGATGAGACGGTCCGCGCGTATTGCCACCTGCGAGCAAGTGTCCGGCCGGCCCTAGGTGAGGTGCGCGTGTGAGCGTTCTGGACACGATTATCGAGGATGTGCGAACGGATCTGGCCGCTCGAGAGGCGGCCGTTCCGTTCGAGGAAATCAAGCAGCGTTCCGCTGCCGCACAGCCGCCCAAGGATGTGTGGGCGGCGCTGCACGAACCGGGCGTCGGTGTGATCGCCGAGGTCAAGCGGCGCAGTCCCTCGAAGGGGGAGCTGGCCGACATAGCCGAGCCGGCCGATCTCGCGGCGGAGTACTGCGACGCGGGCGCCAGGGTGATCAGCGTGCTCACCGAGGAGCGTCGTTTCGGCGGTTCGCTCGCCGATCTGGACGCGGTGCGCGCACGGGTGAGTGCTCCGTTGTTGCGGAAGGACTTCATCGTCAGCCCCTACCAGGTGCACGAGGCACGTGCGCACGGAGCGGACATGGTGCTGCTCATCGTGGCCGCGCTCGAGCAGAACGCTCTCGAGGCCCTGCTGGACCGGGTGGAGTCGCTCGGGATGACGGCCCTGGTCGAAGTGCACAACGCCGAGGAGGCCGATCGTGCTCTCGCCGCGGGCGGGAAGATCATCGGTGTGAACGCGCGGAACCTGCACACGCTGGAAGTGGACCGGGAGGTTTTCGGGCGGACAGCCCCCGGGCTCCCCGCCGAGGTGATCAAGGTCGCCGAGTCCGGGGTGCGCGGACCCAGTGATCTGATGGCTTACGCGGGTTCCGGTGCCGATGCCGTCCTGGTCGGCGAGGGGCTGGTCGGTAACGACAACCCACGTGCGGCTTTGACGCAGTTGGTCACGGCGGGGTCGCACCCCGCCTGTCCGCGGCCGAGTCGGGGATAGGAGACCGGATGACAGCACGCGATCCCGACGAGGTGAACGGCGTGAGCGGTGCGCATGCCACGTCCGGTGGGCACGATCCCGACGAGGGCGGACATTTCGGTCCCTACGGGGGCCGGTTCATGCCCGAGGCGCTCATTTCCGCTCAGGACGAGCTCGCCGAGGAGTACGACAAGGCGCGTAACGACCCCGAGTTCGTCGCCGAACTCGACCGGCTGTTGCGGGACTACGCCGGTAGACCCTCGCCGTTGACCGAGGCGGAACGTTTCGGCGCCCACGCGGGGGGAGCTCGGGTGCTGCTCAAGCGTGAGGACCTCAACCACACCGGATCCCACAAGATCAACAATGTGCTCGGCCAGGCCCTGCTGGTCAAGCGCATGGGAAAGCGCCGGGTGATCGCCGAGACCGGTGCCGGACAGCACGGGGTCGCCACGGCCACGGCCTGCGCGCTGCTTGATCTGGACTGCGTCGTCTACATGGGCGCGACGGACACCGAGCGACAGGCGCTCAACGTCGCCAGGATGCGGTTGCTCGGGGCGGAGGTGCGGCCGGTGAACACCGGCTCGGCCACGCTCAAGGACGCGATCAACGAGGCCCTGCGGGACTGGGTGACCAACGTGGCCGACACCCACTACCTGCTGGGTACGGCGGCGGGGTCCCACCCGTTCCCGCTGATGGTTCGGAACCTCCACAAGGTGATCGGCCAGGAGGCCCGGGAACAGGTGCTGCGCTCGACCGGAGAGCTTCCCGACGCCGTGCTCGCCTGCGTGGGTGGTGGCTCCAACGCGATCGGCGTGTTCCACGGATTCGTCGACGACCCCGGGGTTCGCCTGATCGGCATGGAGGCGGGAGGCCACGGTCTCGAGAGCGGGGAGCACGGTGCCGCGCTCACGAGCGGAACGCCGGGCACCCTCCACGGAGCCAGGTCGTACCTGCTGCAGGACGAGGACGGCCAGATCGCCGAGGCGTATTCGATCTCTGCCGGTCTGGATTACCCGGGTGTGGGCCCGGAACACGCGTGGTTGGCCGACAGTGGCCGCGCCGAGTACCGTGCCGTGACCGACGAAGAGGCCATGGAGGCGTTCAAGCTGCTCTCCCGCACGGAGGGCATAATCCCCGCCATCGAGTCGGCCCACGCGCTGGCCGGAGCGCTGCGTCTCGGGAGGGAGCTCGGCCCCGAGGCGGTGCTCCTGGTGAACCTCTCCGGACGAGGGGACAAGGACATGGACACCGCCGCGCACTACTTCGGCCTCGTGCCCGAGGCCGGTATCACGGGAGAGGACCAGCAGTGAGCCTGGAAGATGTTTTCCGTACCTGTGCGGAACAGCGACGGGCGGCGCTGATCGGCTATCTGCCCGCGGGGTTTCCCACGATGCCCGAGAGCGTCGAACTCCTCGAGGCCATGGTTCGGGGGGACGGCGCCACCCCGGGCTGCGACATCGTCGAGGTGGGGCTGCCCTACTCCGATCCCGTGATGGACGGCCCGACGATCCAGGCCGCGTCCGGGCAGGCGCTGCGCAACGGCTTCCGGGTGCGCCGGCTGTTCGACGCGGTCTCGGCGGTGGCCGCTGCCGGTGCGGCTCCCGTGGTCATGAGCTACTGGAACCCCATACACCGCTACGGCCCGGACGCTTTCGCCGAGGACCTGCGTGCCGCGGGCGGATTCGGGCTGATCACCCCGGACCTGATCCCGGAGGAAGCCGGGGAGTGGTCGGCCGCGTCGAACCGGCACGGGCTCGACAGGATCTTCCTGGTGGCCCCCTCCTCCTCGGAGCGGCGCCTGGCGCTGACTGCCGAAGCCGGGTCGGGCTTTCTCTACGCGGCCTCGGTGATGGGGGTGACCGGGGCGCGGGACTCCGTGTCCGGTTCGGCGCGGGAGCTGGTGCGGCGCACCAGGGAGCACACGAGCCTGCCGATCGGTGTGGGACTCGGGGTGCGCAACGCCGAACACGCGGCCGAGGTGGGCGAGTTCGCCGACGGGGTGATCGTCGGTTCCGCCTTCATCACCCGTGCCGAGCGGGAGGGCGCCACGGGAGTGGGCGCTTTCGCCGGCGAGCTCGCCAGGGGGCTGCGCGCCGAGCCCGCGTCGACAGTGGACCGGTGAGTCGAGGCGGGAACCCGTGTCGAAGGCGGTCCCCGCGCCCGTTACGGTAGTCACGTGACTGTCGCGCTGCCGACCCCGGCGACCACTCATCTGGCCAACATCCCCAGTCCCGACCGCGGGGTCTGGTTCCTCGGGCCGGTCCCCATCCGTGCCTATGCGCTCTGCATCATCGTCGGCATCATCATCGCCATCTTCTGGGCGGAACGTCGCTGGGTGGCACGCGGCGGTCGCAAGGGCGCGGTCACCGACATCGCCGTTTTCGCGGTTCCCTTCGGCCTGGTCGGCGGCAGGCTCTACCACGTGATCACCGACTACTGGCGTTATTTCGGCGCCGACAGTCCGAACCCGTGGTGGGGAATATTCCAGATCTGGCAGGGCGGCCTCGGCATCTGGGGAGCCGTGGCGCTCGGTGCGGTCGGTGCCTGGATCGGCTGCAGGCGGCGCGGAGTGCCGCTGCCCGCCTTCGCCGACGCGGTGGCTCCCGGACTCGTGGTGGCCCAGGCCGTCGGC
This genomic stretch from Actinopolyspora halophila DSM 43834 harbors:
- the trpB gene encoding tryptophan synthase subunit beta; amino-acid sequence: MTARDPDEVNGVSGAHATSGGHDPDEGGHFGPYGGRFMPEALISAQDELAEEYDKARNDPEFVAELDRLLRDYAGRPSPLTEAERFGAHAGGARVLLKREDLNHTGSHKINNVLGQALLVKRMGKRRVIAETGAGQHGVATATACALLDLDCVVYMGATDTERQALNVARMRLLGAEVRPVNTGSATLKDAINEALRDWVTNVADTHYLLGTAAGSHPFPLMVRNLHKVIGQEAREQVLRSTGELPDAVLACVGGGSNAIGVFHGFVDDPGVRLIGMEAGGHGLESGEHGAALTSGTPGTLHGARSYLLQDEDGQIAEAYSISAGLDYPGVGPEHAWLADSGRAEYRAVTDEEAMEAFKLLSRTEGIIPAIESAHALAGALRLGRELGPEAVLLVNLSGRGDKDMDTAAHYFGLVPEAGITGEDQQ
- the trpC gene encoding indole-3-glycerol phosphate synthase TrpC; its protein translation is MSVLDTIIEDVRTDLAAREAAVPFEEIKQRSAAAQPPKDVWAALHEPGVGVIAEVKRRSPSKGELADIAEPADLAAEYCDAGARVISVLTEERRFGGSLADLDAVRARVSAPLLRKDFIVSPYQVHEARAHGADMVLLIVAALEQNALEALLDRVESLGMTALVEVHNAEEADRALAAGGKIIGVNARNLHTLEVDREVFGRTAPGLPAEVIKVAESGVRGPSDLMAYAGSGADAVLVGEGLVGNDNPRAALTQLVTAGSHPACPRPSRG
- the trpA gene encoding tryptophan synthase subunit alpha — encoded protein: MSLEDVFRTCAEQRRAALIGYLPAGFPTMPESVELLEAMVRGDGATPGCDIVEVGLPYSDPVMDGPTIQAASGQALRNGFRVRRLFDAVSAVAAAGAAPVVMSYWNPIHRYGPDAFAEDLRAAGGFGLITPDLIPEEAGEWSAASNRHGLDRIFLVAPSSSERRLALTAEAGSGFLYAASVMGVTGARDSVSGSARELVRRTREHTSLPIGVGLGVRNAEHAAEVGEFADGVIVGSAFITRAEREGATGVGAFAGELARGLRAEPASTVDR